The following are encoded in a window of Colletotrichum lupini chromosome 3, complete sequence genomic DNA:
- a CDS encoding clathrin adaptor complex small chain, with the protein MAPGMSLFSVNAILILSIEDGSRLFSKYYSAPHQGTQKDGQTNPYPDVKSQKAFEKGLLEKTAKQTGDIILYDNRIVLYKMESDVMMYVVGGVDENEVLLYNVILALRDSLHLLFKQSVDKRTIVENYDLVSLAIDEIVDDGIILETDPTIIVQRVSKAPAQDVDLRRIDLSEQGVNNLAQLGKSKLADWLRQGL; encoded by the exons ATGGCTCCTGGAATGTCCCTTTTCTCCGTCAACGCGATCCTGATCCTCAGCATTGAGGACGGATCGCGGTTATTCTCCAAGTACTACAGCGCACCCCACCAAGGCACACAGAAGGACG GCCAGACGAACCCATACCCTGATGTCAAGTCGCAAAAAGCCTTTGAGAAGGGTCTCCTGGAGAAGACGGCCAAGCAGACCGGCGATATCATCCTCTACGACAACCGGATCGTTCTGTACAAGATGGAGTCGGACGTTATGATGTACGTTGTCGGAGGCGTTGACGAGAACGAGGTTCTTCTTTACAACGTTATTCTGGCCCTGAGAGATTCCCTGCACCTCCTCTTCAA GCAATCTGTCGACAAGCGCACAATCGTCGAGAACTACGACCTCGTCTCCCTCGCTATCGACGAGATCGTTGACGACGGCATCATCCTCGAGACCGACCCCACCATTATCGTCCAAAGAGTCAGCAAGGCGCCGGCGCAAGACGTTGACCTCCGCCGCATTGACCTCAGTGAACAAGGTGTCAACAACCTGGCCCAGCTGGGTAAGTCGAAACTGGCGGACTGGCTGCGGCAAGGTTTGTAA
- a CDS encoding yrdC protein: MLSAVDTLTLASRHCIHAQLAPRDSLSPKNPASQFRPRTRVTNTAPPNKSHIMDIDDILREVDPVSYSIPSETRDLQALTRAWVAERTAPELLEWPTGGLFERVNDRIKHQIEKVEDMTGDMDPKTNFALIVIQTELERFKFLVRSFLRARIAKIDKHALHYLSSPALRARLSETELAYATRHQALLHNHYLSSFLSSFPPNLQNLNDTAGNISMIDGPDLDTAVFIRMLRDTEVEGKGTDADGSVLAESACLMVSVNLQKRNTQPHAHEFGPGASNGKAWSRTDTDITLRPTAYAYLAATTMQVTRPVWTWAGAAQGERRLTSCLPRKTPSGLNPVSQTIIWRLYSVVDRVPHRCGHHIGTENGRIEDADWTQLLRLNPHHNHITGPTESRSAEVTSAADVTATDGQDPTTDSSCDIGESHLSRPSSVNFIFFPPLNFMQTQRTYLFAPSLIRRISRQITTFSHNYRRLTSSQHNDKITMETQVVKVEAQGLGDFRDAEGPERLSSWEIANSASGASLAALRDAAEYLRSKDTPVAFPTETVYGLGADATRSGAVKGIYSAKGRPSDNPLISHVCDLDMLRSLLRSEKQTNGDAAKDPIPEIYKPLIEKFWPGPLTILLRNPEPSKLAPEVTAGLASFGVRMPSSPLALTLIKLAGVPLAAPSANASTKPSPTTAQHVLHDLEERIELILDGGACQVGVESTVVDGLCDPPVVLRPGGVGMEELRACPGWEGVVKAYKDESEMGKATPRAPGMKYKHYSPKAKVVLYEWACEAGAEGIIAEDLQKALIQQNGDVTTTNGAGLGPLKIGIIRTRRWKIAGGLHHGALQVSKVHVDGATAANARDEAAYEVQEGELQDAEDKPMATILDIDLGDDIKGIAQGLFSALRDLDRRGASVIFVDGIDDRNDIAEAVMNRLRKAASEIRA, from the exons tctgccgtagaTACCTTGACCCTGGCTTCTCGTCACTGCATCCACGC TCAATTAGCACCCCGCGATTCTCTCTCCCCCAAGAATCCCGCGTCCCAGTTTCGACCTCGAACTCGCGTCACCAACACCGCGCCGCCGAAT AAGTCACATATAATGGACATTGACGATATCCTACGCGAGGTCGACCCAGTCTCGTACTCTATTCCCTCCGAGACACGCGACTTACAGGCCCTGACGCGCGCTTGGGTGGCAGAGCGAACCGCCCCAGAACTTCTAGA ATGGCCTACCGGCGGTCTCTTTGAGCGCGTCAACGATCGCATCAAGCACCAGATCGAAAAGGTCGAAGACATGACGGGTGACATGGACCCCAAGACCAACTTCGCTCTCATCGTCATTCAGACGGAGCTTGAGCGCTTCAAGTTCCTCGTCAGAAGCTTCCTTCGTGCTCGTATCGCAAAG ATCGATAAACATGCTCTCCACTACCTCTCGTCTCCGGCCCTCCGCGCTCGTCTTTCCGAAACAGAACTGGCATACGCGACTCGTCACCAGGCACTCCTGCATAATCACTATCTTTCGTCCTTCCTTTCCTCCTTCCCGCCAAACCTGCAGAACCTCAACGATACCGCTGGCAACATTAGCATGATCGACGGGCCAGATCTCGATACCGCAGTCTTTATTCGTATGCTACGAGATACAGAAGTGGAAGGAAAGGGAACGGACGCGGACGGCTCCGTGCTAGCGGAGAGCG CTTGTCTGATGGTTTCCGTCAACTTGCAAAAGAGAAACACACAGCCTCA CGCGCACGAATTTGGCCCTGGTGCTAGCAACGGAAAGGCTTGGTCTAGGACAGATACAGACATCACGCTGCGTCCCACGGCATATGCCTATCTTGCCGCGACGACTATGCAAGTTACTCGTCCGGTCTGGACTTGGGCTGGGGCTGCTCAAGGAGAACGCAGGCTCACGTCTTGTTTACCGCGAAAAACGCCGT CGGGGCTTAATCCGGTTAGCCAGACGATAATTTGGAGGTTGTATTCCGTGGTAGACAGAGTCCCACATCGATGCGGCCATCATATAGGAACGGAAAATGGGAGAATCGAGGACGCTGACTGGACACAATTGCT CAGACTCAACCCCCACCATAATCACATCACTGGCCCCACTGAAAGCCGATCGGCAGAAGTGACCTCAGCGGCAGATGTCACTGCTACTGACGGGCAAGACCCGACCACCG ATTCTTCTTGTGATATCGGAGAAAGCCATCTTAGCAGACCCTCTTCCGTCAACTTTATTTTCTTCCCACCCCTGAATTTTATGCAAACTCAACGCACGTATCTTTTTGCACCGTCCCTCATACGCCGTATAAGTCGTCAgattacgacttttagccACAACTACCGGCGATTGACTTCATCACAACACAACGACAAAATCACAATGGAGACCCAAGTAGTAAAAGTCGAGGCCCAAGGCCTAGGGGATTTCAGAGATGCGGAGGGACCTGAGAGGTTAAGCAGCTGGGAAATCGCCAACTCAGCCTCTGGCGCATCATTAGCCGCCCTACGAGATGCCGCAGAATATCTGCGCAGCAAGGACACGCCCGTGGCATTTCCAACCGAAACCGTCTACGGCCTCGGGGCCGACGCCACGAGAAGCGGCGCCGTCAAGGGCATCTACTCAGCCAAGGGTCGGCCATCAGACAACCCTCTGATATCGCACGTCTGCGATCTGGACATGTTGCGGAGCCTGCTGCGGTCCGAGAAGCAGACAAACGGTGACGCAGCAAAGGACCCGATCCCGGAAATCTACAAGCCGCTCATTGAAAAGTTCTGGCCCGGACCCCTGACGATCTTGCTGAGGAATCCGGAACCGAGCAAGCTCGCGCCCGAAGTCACGGCGGGGTTGGCCAGCTTTGGCGTCCGGATGCCGTCCTCGCCGCTGGCGCTGACGCTCATCAAGCTCGCCGGCGTGCCCCTGGCCGCGCCCTCGGCCAATGCGTCCACGAAACCGTCGCCCACGACGGCGCAGCACGTCTTGCACGACCTGGAAGAGCGCATCGAGCTCATCCTGGACGGCGGGGCGTGCCAGGTCGGCGTGGAGAGCACCGTCGTTGACGGCCTGTGCGACCCGCCCGTCGTGCTGAGGCCCGGCGGCGTGGGCATGGAGGAGCTGCGGGCTTGTCCCGGCTGGGAGGGCGTCGTCAAGGCGTATAAGGACGAGAGCGAGATGGGCAAGGCGACGCCGCGGGCGCCGGGGATGAAGTATAAGCATTACAGCCCCAAGGCAAAGGTCGTGTTGTACGAGTGGGCTTGCGAGGCTGGTGCTGAGGGTATCATTGCCGAGGACCTGCAGAAGGCGCTGATCCAGCAGAATGGCGAcgtgacgacgacgaatggCGCCGGGCTGGGTCCGCTCAAGATTGGTATCATTCGCACGAGGCGGTGGAAGATTGCGGGTGGTCTGCACCATGGCGCGTTGCAAGTCTCCAAGGTTCATGTTGACGGGGCTACGGCGGCGAATGCGAGGGACGAAGCGGCGTACGAGGTGCAGGAGGGCGAGCTTCAGGACGCAGAGGACAAGCCCATGGCGACGATCCTCGACATAGATCTGGGCGACGACATTAAGGGGATTGCTCAGGGGCTGTTCTCGGCTCTGAGGGATCTGGATAGAAGAGGTGCCAGCGTCATCTTCGTGGACGGCATCGACGACAGGAATGACATTGCAGAGGCGGTAATGAACAGGCTCCGCAAGGCGGCCTCCGAAATCCGAGCATAG